The following proteins are co-located in the uncultured Tolumonas sp. genome:
- the bcp gene encoding thioredoxin-dependent thiol peroxidase: MAIEVGQIAPDFTLNDQDNNPVTLSELQGKKVLLYFYPRASTPGCTVQAKGLRDTKAELDAHNVVVLGVSPDTPQKLTNFINKQELNFTLLADEEHTVCERYDVWQLKTFMGRESMGVVRTSFLIDESGNLEHVFNKFKTKDHHEVVLDYLNSK; this comes from the coding sequence ATGGCAATCGAAGTCGGACAAATCGCACCAGATTTTACCTTAAATGACCAAGACAATAACCCTGTGACACTATCTGAGCTTCAGGGGAAAAAGGTACTGCTCTATTTCTACCCACGCGCTTCAACACCTGGCTGCACAGTTCAGGCTAAAGGGTTGCGAGACACTAAAGCTGAGTTAGATGCCCATAATGTTGTTGTTCTTGGTGTTAGCCCAGACACACCGCAAAAATTAACTAACTTTATCAACAAGCAAGAGCTTAACTTCACTTTGCTCGCCGATGAAGAGCACACAGTTTGTGAAAGGTACGATGTTTGGCAACTCAAGACGTTCATGGGCCGTGAAAGCATGGGCGTAGTAAGAACAAGCTTCCTGATTGATGAGTCTGGTAACCTTGAGCATGTATTTAACAAGTTCAAGACCAAAGATCACCATGAAGTCGTATTAGACTACCTAAATAGCAAATAA
- a CDS encoding tyrosine-type recombinase/integrase, with protein MIKLTDLEHQNKLLKAQENVGSHANYLMDVLKPAIALGDWDELESLEIGFTVMGGSLGKIGDDEAWRNLQPYFEPRSKRTSTIDFTLGGKVIERNLKNQLKTLLLKMMWLSPHDHSFATLRDALSDLKKVIIPLLNDGYNTLSALDFDRLERWALTSLTDIDFERPSIYNGLNRLYTEARGLPFEVNLNKKLNASDFGLALKEAQQFTVIPQRLYYHGLQRSEALISQAYALRDELESLAEYIATYFDKVYAGYAKYLVNDETKFKNGNIQWYLGKSNGNKQHTLAFQKAFAALHSPNEEETLALIRLHKPEIHGSYIDKFHTERKLTIGQWIITNLRDAQLLFKKFNGGCLWGLMARTGMRADEIHDLNTVQGCTTEIIERQKIHVIHANLSKTAKGSQSKQDEFVTTEIGMKAYEVLQALHAPLRKLHPDSQYFFHKITADCSEITKSQLGKHSKAWFENAMGEELALTNEDIIDLKTSDPNLSFEVGDDYEFSGHQLRRSFAYYLIGYELCNFPQLKQQFSHVSMAMTRHYAKNASKFQKIRQMKKNLANEIDDERINQKARIYLSIYQKLANKERVAGGKGKEFAKNMMKTDRNLFKDKVDNDMLSLSYWEKQIRTQNRHIHAVAPGVYCTSTTCGLRTLVNLIECVDCKNDYIVDAVFAEAKRKEAEIHMLYDIENDELTPQTASESYIKVKAAERIMDDLGIEYEPVIFPDEVKNLLIPYGVTS; from the coding sequence ATGATAAAACTCACTGACCTAGAGCATCAAAATAAGCTTCTTAAAGCACAAGAAAATGTTGGCTCTCATGCAAATTACTTAATGGATGTATTGAAACCAGCAATTGCGCTTGGCGATTGGGATGAACTTGAAAGTCTTGAGATAGGCTTTACTGTTATGGGTGGATCATTAGGTAAAATTGGCGATGATGAAGCTTGGAGAAACCTACAGCCTTATTTTGAACCAAGATCAAAGAGAACCTCAACCATTGATTTTACGCTCGGTGGTAAAGTCATTGAGCGTAATCTAAAAAATCAGCTTAAAACCCTACTACTCAAAATGATGTGGCTATCACCTCATGACCATTCATTTGCGACTCTTCGAGATGCATTAAGTGACCTAAAAAAAGTCATTATCCCACTGTTAAATGATGGATATAACACTTTATCTGCTTTAGACTTTGACCGATTAGAAAGGTGGGCTTTAACAAGCTTGACCGACATCGACTTTGAAAGACCGTCAATTTACAACGGGTTAAATCGCCTTTACACAGAAGCGAGAGGCTTACCGTTTGAAGTTAACCTAAATAAAAAGCTTAACGCCTCTGATTTTGGTTTAGCTCTCAAAGAGGCACAGCAGTTTACCGTCATTCCACAGAGACTTTACTATCATGGTCTTCAAAGATCAGAAGCCCTGATTAGTCAAGCTTATGCGCTTCGTGATGAGCTAGAGTCATTAGCAGAATACATCGCCACATACTTTGATAAGGTGTATGCAGGTTATGCCAAGTATCTTGTCAATGATGAAACCAAATTTAAAAATGGTAACATTCAATGGTATTTAGGAAAATCGAACGGAAATAAACAGCACACACTTGCTTTTCAAAAAGCCTTTGCAGCACTTCATTCTCCAAATGAAGAAGAGACACTTGCTCTCATACGCCTTCATAAACCAGAGATACATGGCAGTTATATTGATAAGTTCCACACCGAACGTAAGCTAACCATTGGACAATGGATAATCACCAATCTCAGAGATGCCCAATTGCTTTTTAAAAAGTTTAATGGTGGCTGCCTATGGGGTTTAATGGCTCGAACAGGAATGAGAGCCGATGAGATACATGACCTAAACACAGTTCAGGGTTGCACAACTGAGATAATAGAAAGACAGAAGATACACGTTATTCATGCCAACTTGTCAAAGACAGCTAAAGGCTCTCAATCAAAGCAAGATGAATTTGTCACTACCGAAATCGGCATGAAAGCGTATGAGGTTCTTCAAGCGCTACATGCACCACTAAGAAAGCTACATCCAGATTCACAATACTTTTTCCATAAAATAACAGCGGACTGTAGTGAAATAACCAAGTCTCAACTAGGGAAACATTCTAAAGCTTGGTTTGAAAATGCTATGGGCGAAGAACTTGCGCTAACCAATGAAGACATTATTGACCTAAAAACGTCTGACCCAAATTTATCGTTTGAAGTGGGTGATGATTATGAGTTTTCAGGACATCAACTTCGCCGCTCTTTTGCCTACTACTTAATTGGATACGAGCTTTGTAACTTTCCGCAACTTAAACAGCAATTTAGTCATGTGTCTATGGCAATGACTCGGCATTATGCTAAGAACGCCAGTAAATTCCAAAAGATTAGACAAATGAAAAAGAATCTCGCGAACGAAATTGATGATGAAAGGATCAACCAGAAAGCCCGTATTTATTTGAGCATCTATCAAAAGCTGGCAAACAAAGAGCGAGTTGCCGGAGGCAAAGGCAAAGAGTTTGCTAAGAATATGATGAAAACAGACCGTAATTTATTCAAGGATAAAGTCGATAACGATATGCTGTCTCTAAGCTACTGGGAAAAGCAAATTCGAACTCAAAACCGCCACATTCATGCTGTTGCGCCAGGGGTATATTGCACTTCGACTACCTGCGGTTTAAGAACGCTAGTTAACCTAATCGAATGTGTAGACTGCAAGAATGATTACATCGTTGATGCCGTATTTGCCGAGGCTAAGCGTAAGGAAGCAGAAATACACATGCTTTATGATATTGAAAATGATGAGCTAACTCCTCAAACCGCCTCTGAATCTTACATAAAAGTTAAAGCTGCTGAACGTATTATGGACGATTTAGGTATCGAGTATGAGCCCGTCATTTTTCCTGATGAGGTTAAGAACCTACTTATCCCATACGGAGTTACATCATAA
- a CDS encoding site-specific integrase — MIKTHEDKYADIYDDYRLLSIMVDTLAKLKISTSINTESGEVTLSPYLSPSNLESRLKKTDIIIAPDGTIVYPQSLYLVSKLRGEGAVKDTDPIAKGLLAFTRYLDSTHYTQVDEDGNEIPPEYLTYKALSKYEEEGAPWRFAEFLLANCNNIEGANGNEAFSLSTARSYMSAVIGFYKWMQRFGYIKNNDQNVVTHYTTGTVYPELNQHDMLAHTKSGSKRTYETSNIMKMFPKKENTPAHKKLKPMHPEHKALFNEYVNSLPKATGLIFRLCIEAGLRIDEAIHFPAHDIGKADYCDLDVVPVKIIRTKGSKPRTVEIPIELYEELEIYKESNARLTNLNKCNALIQSGEILDTVEYLFISNKGIPYSGNTLETHFSNLRKQIREMDPTWYYRIHDLRSTFATHWLWQASQKRAVGYDFLMDELAELMGHASTSTTEKYIKFMNKLDDQINMAKSKNRKINEGWA; from the coding sequence GTGATAAAAACGCATGAAGACAAATATGCTGATATTTATGATGACTACCGACTGCTTTCCATAATGGTAGATACATTAGCAAAGCTAAAAATTTCAACGAGTATCAATACTGAATCTGGAGAAGTGACTCTCTCTCCCTACCTCTCCCCTTCCAACCTTGAATCACGCCTGAAGAAAACCGATATTATCATTGCACCTGATGGGACTATTGTTTACCCACAATCCTTATACCTCGTGTCTAAATTGCGTGGTGAAGGTGCTGTCAAAGACACTGACCCAATTGCGAAAGGCTTGCTGGCTTTTACTCGTTATTTAGATTCAACTCACTACACTCAAGTTGATGAAGATGGTAATGAAATACCACCTGAATATTTAACTTATAAAGCCCTATCGAAGTATGAAGAGGAAGGTGCACCTTGGCGATTTGCTGAGTTTCTACTTGCTAACTGCAATAATATTGAAGGTGCTAATGGCAATGAAGCTTTTAGTTTATCGACAGCTAGAAGTTATATGAGTGCCGTAATTGGATTCTATAAGTGGATGCAACGGTTCGGCTACATTAAAAATAACGATCAAAATGTTGTTACCCACTACACAACTGGAACAGTGTATCCAGAGTTAAATCAGCACGATATGTTGGCTCACACAAAGTCAGGTTCTAAACGAACTTATGAAACGTCCAATATCATGAAGATGTTTCCAAAAAAAGAAAATACTCCCGCCCATAAAAAGCTAAAGCCTATGCACCCTGAGCACAAAGCTTTATTTAATGAATATGTCAATTCACTCCCGAAGGCGACAGGATTAATCTTTCGGCTATGTATCGAGGCAGGACTTAGAATTGACGAAGCCATTCATTTCCCCGCTCACGACATAGGAAAGGCAGACTACTGTGATTTAGATGTAGTACCAGTCAAAATTATTCGCACAAAAGGCAGCAAACCTCGTACCGTAGAAATTCCTATTGAGCTGTACGAAGAGCTAGAGATATACAAAGAAAGTAACGCACGACTTACGAACCTAAACAAATGCAATGCGCTTATTCAGTCGGGTGAGATCTTAGATACCGTTGAATATCTATTTATTTCGAATAAAGGTATCCCCTATTCAGGCAACACCCTAGAAACACACTTTTCAAACCTTCGAAAACAGATCCGTGAAATGGACCCTACTTGGTACTACCGTATCCATGATTTACGTTCTACCTTTGCAACTCATTGGCTTTGGCAAGCGTCGCAAAAACGTGCTGTTGGCTATGACTTTCTGATGGATGAATTAGCTGAATTAATGGGACACGCAAGCACGTCAACCACTGAAAAATACATTAAGTTCATGAATAAGCTAGACGACCAAATCAACATGGCTAAATCGAAAAACCGCAAAATAAACGAAGGTTGGGCGTAA
- the dapA gene encoding 4-hydroxy-tetrahydrodipicolinate synthase yields the protein MLTGSLVALITPMNRSGSVDWPALEQLVEYHIQAGTDALVVAGTTGESVTLSEDELFTLFDRTLEYCNGRIPVIAGCGSNNTAHAKELAKQISKLGVTAGLSVTPYYNKPTQEGLYQHYAAIGEYSGLPQILYNVPGRTGCDLKPETVARLAGNFGICGVKEATGNLSRVAQLRELCGRNFALYSGDDATACEFMLKGGNGVISVTANIAANEMSRLCTYALAGNQCAALEIDERLRPLHQELFIESNPIPVKWAAARMGLINYADLRLPLTLLSSTAQAIVEAALVRAELI from the coding sequence ATGTTAACCGGTAGTCTCGTTGCTCTGATCACTCCAATGAACCGCTCTGGTTCTGTTGACTGGCCAGCGTTAGAACAGTTAGTGGAATATCATATTCAAGCTGGTACTGATGCTTTAGTTGTAGCTGGGACAACCGGAGAATCGGTGACCTTAAGCGAAGATGAACTCTTTACTCTCTTTGATAGAACACTTGAATATTGTAATGGACGCATTCCAGTCATTGCTGGTTGTGGCTCAAACAATACCGCGCATGCTAAAGAACTGGCTAAGCAGATCAGTAAACTTGGTGTGACAGCGGGCCTTTCTGTGACGCCATACTATAATAAACCTACCCAAGAGGGGTTATACCAGCACTACGCTGCGATCGGCGAATACAGTGGGTTGCCTCAAATTTTATATAATGTGCCTGGTCGTACCGGATGTGATTTAAAGCCTGAAACGGTTGCTCGTCTGGCGGGTAATTTTGGTATCTGTGGCGTTAAAGAAGCTACAGGTAATTTATCTCGCGTTGCCCAATTGCGTGAATTATGTGGGCGAAACTTTGCACTTTACAGCGGTGATGATGCTACCGCTTGTGAATTTATGTTAAAAGGTGGCAATGGGGTTATTTCGGTGACCGCAAATATTGCAGCAAATGAAATGAGCCGTCTGTGTACTTATGCGCTGGCTGGTAATCAATGCGCTGCATTGGAAATTGATGAACGTTTACGACCACTTCATCAAGAACTGTTTATTGAATCTAACCCGATTCCTGTAAAATGGGCAGCCGCCAGAATGGGGCTAATAAATTATGCCGATTTACGCCTGCCATTGACTTTGCTGTCCTCTACGGCACAAGCAATAGTTGAAGCGGCACTTGTGAGAGCGGAGCTGATCTAG
- the bamC gene encoding outer membrane protein assembly factor BamC, whose protein sequence is MQNNKMKMSLFPCSIICICVLSACSSEVERRQANRDFDYTSAVLHPQLKTPAPLQNPAFSQAYSLPVETRQGALAQDVDVRPPEQIMTFVSSSRADNSRDAIILWFSARSLSQHIDDDLWSWLNGYLTTNKMAITRRDDANKVLETGPVAVTFDAEKADDIPPAPAQYYQFQVKSDPTTHRAGLVVKWLRAADEQVTPTVFEQRHYATRLLNNVSAYADTQGRGQTAVASNGPIQLLLGQESGSQAIIAENGFVNTWQWLLTVLPKAGLPIEQSSQSQGLIVFNYEGDSSTSVMQVLTFWKPVEQTDGLALSAGKYRLQLADRGNETSITLLDDSNKPVLASAVERLHQRLLKFTNVSATASVVSNNSQGASAQPEVSEKPIHLVKLKNQWVADAPVDKVMNHMSADLSQIGWIVKDADTAAQRITVEYKVPEGSLFDALAIWKPLAPNYEGLSSGSYVFQLHQMDKGTQIELQTASQQAVPTGVAERVYQALAKKLLMINKK, encoded by the coding sequence GTGCAAAATAATAAAATGAAAATGTCCCTGTTTCCGTGCAGTATCATTTGTATCTGCGTTCTTTCTGCTTGTAGCTCTGAAGTCGAAAGAAGACAGGCTAATCGCGATTTTGACTATACCTCTGCTGTTTTGCATCCACAGTTGAAAACTCCGGCTCCATTGCAAAATCCTGCATTTTCACAAGCGTATAGTTTACCTGTTGAAACGAGACAAGGGGCTTTGGCTCAAGACGTCGATGTTCGTCCTCCTGAACAGATCATGACCTTTGTCTCAAGTAGCCGCGCGGATAATAGCCGTGATGCTATCATACTGTGGTTTTCTGCTCGTAGTCTGAGTCAGCATATCGATGACGATCTTTGGTCATGGCTTAACGGTTACCTGACAACAAATAAGATGGCAATAACACGGCGCGATGATGCAAATAAAGTGTTAGAAACAGGCCCAGTTGCAGTCACCTTTGATGCAGAAAAAGCAGATGATATTCCACCTGCACCGGCTCAATATTATCAATTCCAAGTTAAAAGCGATCCTACTACGCATCGTGCTGGCTTAGTAGTTAAGTGGCTGCGTGCTGCTGATGAACAAGTTACACCAACCGTTTTTGAACAACGCCACTATGCGACACGTCTGCTCAACAATGTCAGTGCATATGCGGATACTCAAGGCCGAGGACAAACTGCGGTGGCGAGTAACGGCCCTATCCAGTTACTCTTAGGACAAGAATCCGGTTCTCAAGCCATCATCGCAGAGAATGGTTTTGTTAATACTTGGCAGTGGCTACTGACAGTATTACCGAAGGCTGGTTTGCCAATAGAACAGAGTTCACAATCACAAGGTTTGATCGTATTCAATTATGAAGGCGATTCATCAACGAGTGTGATGCAGGTATTGACCTTCTGGAAACCGGTTGAACAGACAGATGGCTTAGCATTGTCGGCGGGTAAATATCGTTTACAGTTAGCTGATCGTGGTAATGAAACGTCAATTACTTTACTGGATGACAGCAATAAGCCGGTATTGGCCTCGGCCGTTGAACGTCTGCATCAGCGCCTGCTGAAATTTACGAATGTGTCTGCTACTGCTTCTGTTGTGAGCAATAACAGTCAAGGCGCTTCAGCACAACCTGAAGTTAGTGAAAAGCCAATTCATTTGGTTAAGCTAAAAAATCAATGGGTTGCAGATGCGCCGGTTGATAAAGTGATGAATCATATGTCAGCTGATTTATCACAAATTGGCTGGATAGTGAAGGATGCCGATACAGCTGCACAGCGTATTACCGTGGAATACAAAGTGCCAGAAGGAAGCCTCTTTGATGCTTTAGCTATTTGGAAGCCATTGGCTCCGAACTATGAAGGTTTAAGTTCTGGCTCATATGTATTCCAGTTGCACCAGATGGACAAGGGGACGCAAATTGAGCTGCAAACTGCATCACAACAAGCTGTGCCTACTGGTGTTGCAGAGCGAGTGTATCAAGCTCTGGCCAAGAAATTACTAATGATTAATAAAAAGTAA
- a CDS encoding M15 family metallopeptidase, translating into MINRKLVGLDDSALCPVTPGHFLTAATAAALQNMSQAALADGLNIAIASSYRSFERQTQIWNRKYRGQNIVLDSTGLPISNWRQLSPQERIFAILRWSALPGASRHHWGTDLDVYAPDLLPAGQKLQLTPAEYDVTNGYFAQLTAWLDNNMHAFGFFRPYVTDRGGVAPEAWHLSYYPEAKLLQEQFTLEMLHDVLIQNDIEETTQVLHHLPQIWTRFIINISENHNL; encoded by the coding sequence ATGATTAATCGCAAATTAGTCGGATTAGATGACTCCGCGTTATGCCCTGTGACTCCAGGGCATTTTTTAACAGCAGCCACTGCAGCCGCTTTGCAGAATATGTCGCAAGCTGCTTTAGCTGATGGACTAAACATTGCTATCGCCTCCAGTTATCGTTCGTTCGAACGACAAACTCAGATCTGGAATCGTAAATATCGAGGGCAAAATATCGTTCTTGATAGTACAGGGCTCCCGATCTCGAATTGGAGGCAGTTATCACCGCAGGAACGGATTTTTGCCATTTTAAGATGGAGTGCTCTGCCTGGTGCCAGTCGGCATCACTGGGGGACTGACCTGGATGTTTATGCGCCTGATTTGTTGCCTGCAGGACAAAAATTGCAATTAACGCCTGCTGAATATGACGTTACAAATGGCTATTTTGCTCAGCTGACCGCATGGCTTGATAACAATATGCATGCATTCGGTTTTTTCCGACCATACGTCACAGATAGAGGTGGGGTCGCACCTGAAGCATGGCATCTCAGCTATTATCCCGAGGCTAAACTATTACAAGAACAATTCACGCTTGAAATGTTACATGATGTATTAATACAAAATGACATAGAAGAAACGACACAAGTTTTGCATCATTTACCGCAGATCTGGACACGATTTATCATAAATATTAGTGAGAATCACAACTTATGA
- the dapE gene encoding succinyl-diaminopimelate desuccinylase, protein MTDSLVLSLAKDLIARPSVTPVDEGCQQLMAEFLAPLGFTIEPMVFHDTTNLWARKGTSGPLFCFAGHTDVVPPGPENKWHTPPFTPTIIDGVLYGRGAADMKGSIASMLAAVQRFVVDYPAHNGSIAFLITSDEEGPFINGTPKVIETLEARQEKITWCLVGEPSSTNAIGDVVKNGRRGSLTGDLTIYGVQGHVAYPHLAENPVHLAMPALAELSAKQWDAGNEFFPATSFQIANINAGTGASNVIPGELQVQFNFRYSTELTDAQIKQQVCELLDRHGLRYELKWTLSGQPFLTGSGKLVEATQKAIQTVTGRTTELSTSGGTSDGRFIAPTGAQVVELGPINATIHKVNECVSVADLETLSDIYYSMMQQLLVEHD, encoded by the coding sequence ATGACCGATTCTCTTGTTTTGTCTCTGGCTAAGGATTTGATCGCACGTCCTTCTGTAACCCCAGTAGATGAAGGTTGTCAGCAACTAATGGCTGAGTTTTTGGCGCCATTGGGATTCACCATTGAACCAATGGTATTTCATGACACGACGAATCTGTGGGCAAGAAAAGGAACATCAGGACCATTATTCTGTTTTGCCGGTCATACGGATGTTGTTCCACCCGGACCAGAAAATAAATGGCACACCCCCCCTTTTACACCAACTATTATTGATGGCGTTTTGTATGGCCGCGGGGCGGCAGATATGAAAGGCTCTATCGCATCAATGCTGGCTGCCGTTCAGCGCTTTGTGGTTGATTATCCGGCACATAATGGGTCAATAGCTTTTCTTATCACCAGCGATGAAGAAGGCCCATTTATTAATGGCACTCCCAAAGTTATTGAAACATTAGAAGCTCGTCAGGAAAAAATCACCTGGTGCCTGGTTGGTGAGCCATCATCAACCAATGCGATTGGCGATGTAGTCAAAAACGGTCGTCGTGGTTCATTAACCGGCGACTTGACCATTTATGGTGTTCAGGGGCATGTTGCTTACCCTCACCTCGCTGAAAACCCAGTCCACCTTGCCATGCCTGCGCTGGCTGAACTTTCCGCTAAACAATGGGATGCCGGAAATGAATTTTTCCCCGCAACCAGCTTTCAGATCGCAAACATCAATGCTGGTACTGGTGCATCAAATGTGATCCCAGGTGAGTTACAAGTGCAATTCAATTTCCGCTACAGTACAGAACTTACCGACGCACAAATAAAGCAACAGGTCTGTGAATTGCTCGACCGCCATGGTCTGCGTTATGAGCTGAAATGGACATTAAGCGGCCAGCCTTTTTTAACCGGCTCGGGAAAACTCGTCGAGGCAACACAAAAAGCGATCCAAACGGTAACTGGGCGAACCACTGAATTATCAACCTCCGGTGGCACCTCTGATGGTCGTTTTATCGCGCCAACAGGCGCTCAAGTGGTTGAATTGGGTCCAATCAATGCAACTATCCATAAGGTAAATGAATGCGTTAGCGTTGCCGATCTCGAGACACTGAGTGATATCTATTACAGCATGATGCAACAGTTGCTGGTTGAGCATGATTAA
- a CDS encoding Spx/MgsR family RNA polymerase-binding regulatory protein — MAITLYGIKTCDSVKKAQTWLKQNNITFEFIDFKQTPPTEAQIAQWCHSAGWEKLLNKQSKTFRELSPTEKTIADETQAVALMLAHPLLIKRPVLISQHQTLIGFSELAYNTLNN; from the coding sequence ATGGCAATCACTCTGTATGGCATCAAAACTTGCGATAGTGTCAAAAAAGCTCAAACTTGGTTAAAACAAAATAATATTACTTTTGAATTCATTGATTTTAAACAGACTCCCCCCACTGAAGCCCAGATAGCGCAATGGTGCCATTCGGCAGGTTGGGAAAAATTACTCAACAAACAAAGTAAAACCTTCCGGGAATTATCTCCGACAGAAAAAACGATTGCTGATGAAACCCAAGCAGTAGCATTGATGTTAGCTCATCCCCTACTGATCAAGCGCCCAGTCTTGATATCCCAGCATCAAACATTGATCGGATTTTCTGAGCTTGCGTATAACACACTGAATAATTAA
- a CDS encoding YciN family protein, with protein sequence METKEPIAKASLLELANEIMKEHDDYLAGMAVTDVNEKSGVLVFKGEYFLDDQGLPTAKTTAVFNVYKGLAQALSPQYTLE encoded by the coding sequence ATGGAAACTAAAGAACCTATCGCTAAGGCATCTCTGCTTGAATTGGCAAACGAGATCATGAAAGAGCATGATGACTATCTGGCTGGCATGGCTGTAACCGATGTTAACGAGAAATCAGGCGTTTTAGTCTTCAAAGGTGAATACTTCCTTGATGACCAAGGTTTACCGACTGCAAAAACTACTGCTGTATTTAATGTCTATAAAGGATTAGCGCAGGCTCTTTCCCCGCAATATACATTGGAGTAA
- the ompA gene encoding porin OmpA: protein MKKAVALTIVAGFVASAVSMTAFANDAEGAFLGTGFGWNNYSDLGDVGTATKSSTPTAHVFGGYTFNEFLGAEAGYNWLGNGRVDGGRFKSHGANLSLIPRYPLTDDLSLLGEVGVMRWKVDNEATNVNDHGTSPIFGAGLAYRVSDPVDLQLRYRIIDRVGDAKTGETDSQNVNLDVVYYPTRTSEPAPVVTPAPAPVAAPAPAPQPVQETKTFTLTSDVLFDFNKATLKPAGVSALSKLYNQIQTLKMNDKNIVVYGYTDRIGSDGYNLKLSQDRAKSVSSFLTSKGLSATRITAVGRGKADPISPASCNAIKAKKDLIVCLAPDRRVNVEVKGSKTVVVK, encoded by the coding sequence ATGAAAAAAGCAGTGGCATTAACAATCGTTGCCGGTTTTGTAGCATCTGCAGTATCAATGACTGCATTTGCTAACGATGCAGAAGGCGCATTCTTGGGTACTGGTTTCGGTTGGAATAACTACTCTGATCTGGGTGATGTTGGTACTGCAACCAAAAGCAGCACACCAACAGCTCATGTTTTTGGTGGCTACACCTTCAACGAATTTTTAGGTGCTGAAGCTGGCTATAACTGGCTGGGCAATGGCCGTGTAGACGGCGGCCGTTTCAAATCACACGGCGCAAACTTGTCTTTAATACCACGTTATCCTCTGACTGACGATCTGTCACTATTAGGTGAAGTCGGTGTTATGCGCTGGAAAGTGGACAACGAAGCAACCAATGTAAACGACCACGGCACATCACCAATTTTTGGTGCTGGGCTGGCTTACCGCGTATCAGATCCGGTTGATCTGCAACTACGTTATCGCATCATTGATCGTGTGGGCGACGCTAAAACTGGCGAGACTGACAGCCAGAACGTAAATCTGGACGTAGTTTATTACCCAACTCGCACTAGCGAACCTGCTCCTGTTGTAACTCCAGCACCTGCTCCAGTTGCAGCTCCAGCGCCAGCGCCACAACCAGTGCAAGAAACTAAAACTTTTACTCTGACTTCAGATGTGCTGTTTGATTTCAATAAAGCCACACTGAAACCAGCAGGTGTGTCTGCACTGAGCAAGCTGTATAACCAAATCCAGACTCTGAAGATGAACGATAAAAACATCGTTGTTTATGGTTACACAGACCGCATCGGTTCTGACGGTTATAACCTGAAACTGTCTCAAGATCGCGCTAAGAGCGTATCTAGCTTCCTGACTTCTAAAGGTCTGTCTGCTACTCGTATCACTGCTGTTGGTCGTGGCAAAGCAGATCCAATAAGCCCAGCAAGCTGTAACGCAATCAAAGCGAAGAAAGATCTGATCGTTTGTTTGGCTCCTGATCGTCGCGTAAACGTTGAAGTGAAAGGTAGCAAGACTGTAGTAGTTAAATAA
- a CDS encoding helix-turn-helix transcriptional regulator, translated as MSLAPVSVGQKIRHIRETMGLSRPKFAELLGVPPTTLKNYELGYREVGGAFLVALAHQEQLHKFTLWLLSDKIAPEIGQISPAEYVVQK; from the coding sequence ATGAGTCTCGCTCCTGTGTCTGTTGGTCAAAAAATCCGTCATATTCGTGAAACAATGGGGCTTAGCCGTCCGAAATTTGCGGAACTGCTTGGCGTGCCACCAACTACACTGAAAAACTATGAATTAGGTTATCGTGAGGTTGGCGGAGCTTTTCTGGTGGCTTTGGCACATCAGGAACAGCTGCATAAATTCACTTTATGGCTATTGTCAGACAAAATTGCCCCTGAAATCGGCCAGATAAGTCCTGCAGAATACGTAGTTCAAAAGTAA